In Liquorilactobacillus hordei DSM 19519, the following proteins share a genomic window:
- the lepA gene encoding translation elongation factor 4 has protein sequence MDVELLKERQKRIRNFSIVAHIDHGKSTLADRILELTETVSKREMQAQLLDSMELERERGITIKLNAVELNYHAKDGKTYIFHLIDTPGHVDFSYEVSRSLAACEGAVLVVDAAQGVEAQTLANVYLALDDDLEIVPVINKVDLPSAQPEVVRQEIEDVIGLDASEAVLASAKQGIGIEEMLEKIVHDIPAPEGNLEGSLKALIFDSVYDDYRGVVLSVRVFEGTVKSGDRIRLMNGQTEYEVVEVGVNSPKPIKRDLLMAGDVGYLTASIKDIQDTRVGDTVTSSANPAEKALEGYREMNPMVYSGLYPTDNAKYNDLREALEKLQLNDAALEFEPETSTALGFGFRCGFLGLLHMDVVQERLEREFNMDLITTAPSVTYDVELTDGNHKVVSNPAEMPESTAIKAINEPFVKATIMVPNDYVGAVMELCQAKRGKFVTMEYLDDYRVNVIYVMPLSEIIFDFFDKLKSSTKGYASLDYDLDGTRTGDLVKIDILMNGDKVDALSFIAHREFAPQRARVITSKLKEIIPRQNFEIPIQAAIGAKIIARTNIKAYRKDVTAKIHTGDPDRRAKLLDKQKRGKKRMKSVGTVEVPQEAFMAVLKTNEE, from the coding sequence ATGGATGTTGAATTATTAAAGGAGCGCCAAAAAAGAATTCGTAATTTCTCAATTGTAGCTCATATCGATCACGGAAAATCAACTCTCGCAGATCGAATCTTAGAATTAACTGAGACAGTATCAAAAAGAGAAATGCAAGCTCAGCTTCTTGATTCCATGGAATTAGAGCGTGAACGCGGAATTACCATTAAGTTGAATGCTGTAGAGCTTAACTATCACGCTAAAGATGGTAAAACTTATATTTTTCATCTGATTGATACACCGGGCCACGTGGACTTCTCCTATGAAGTTTCGAGAAGTTTAGCTGCATGTGAAGGTGCAGTTTTGGTTGTTGATGCGGCACAGGGGGTTGAAGCACAAACGTTAGCTAATGTTTATTTAGCTCTAGATGATGATTTGGAAATTGTTCCTGTAATTAACAAAGTAGACTTGCCTTCTGCGCAACCTGAAGTTGTTCGGCAAGAAATTGAAGACGTGATCGGACTTGATGCATCAGAAGCAGTTTTAGCGAGTGCGAAACAAGGAATTGGAATTGAAGAGATGCTTGAAAAAATTGTTCATGATATTCCTGCCCCAGAAGGTAATCTGGAAGGTTCACTGAAGGCACTAATCTTTGATTCTGTCTATGACGACTATCGTGGTGTTGTTTTAAGTGTTCGTGTTTTTGAAGGAACTGTTAAGTCTGGTGACCGAATACGTTTAATGAACGGCCAAACGGAGTATGAGGTTGTTGAAGTGGGTGTTAACTCACCTAAGCCGATTAAACGAGACTTATTGATGGCAGGAGATGTTGGGTATCTAACTGCAAGTATTAAAGACATTCAAGACACTCGTGTGGGTGATACGGTAACCAGTTCGGCTAACCCAGCTGAAAAAGCATTAGAAGGCTATCGCGAAATGAATCCCATGGTTTATTCAGGGTTGTATCCGACTGACAATGCTAAGTATAATGATTTAAGAGAAGCACTTGAAAAGCTACAGTTGAATGATGCAGCATTGGAATTTGAACCTGAGACCTCGACTGCGCTTGGTTTTGGGTTTCGCTGTGGCTTTTTAGGACTTTTGCATATGGATGTGGTTCAAGAAAGACTTGAACGAGAATTTAACATGGATTTGATTACAACTGCTCCATCAGTAACTTATGATGTTGAGCTAACTGATGGAAATCATAAAGTTGTTTCTAATCCTGCAGAAATGCCGGAATCAACTGCAATAAAAGCAATTAACGAACCGTTTGTAAAGGCTACAATCATGGTACCTAATGACTATGTAGGAGCTGTTATGGAACTTTGTCAGGCAAAACGCGGTAAATTTGTTACAATGGAGTATCTTGATGATTATCGTGTAAATGTTATTTATGTGATGCCACTGTCAGAAATAATTTTTGATTTCTTTGATAAACTGAAATCTAGTACAAAAGGATATGCATCGCTTGACTATGATTTGGATGGTACCCGCACAGGAGATTTGGTAAAGATTGATATTTTGATGAATGGCGACAAGGTCGATGCACTTAGTTTTATTGCTCACCGGGAATTTGCACCACAAAGAGCTCGCGTAATCACAAGCAAGTTAAAAGAAATAATTCCGCGTCAGAACTTTGAAATTCCAATTCAAGCTGCAATTGGAGCAAAAATTATAGCTAGAACAAACATTAAAGCATATCGCAAAGATGTTACGGCTAAAATTCATACAGGCGATCCAGATCGTCGTGCTAAATTACTAGACAAGCAAAAACGTGGAAAAAAACGGATGAAATCGGTCGGAACAGTTGAAGTACCACAAGAAGCCTTTATGGCAGTTTTGAAGACAAATGAAGAATAA
- the dnaJ gene encoding molecular chaperone DnaJ, producing MAEIRNPYEVLGVSKDASAADIKKAYRKLSKKYHPDLNKEPGAEEKFKEINEAYEILSDPQKKAQFDQYGSTGGQQGFGGFSGQNGGFGGGFSDFGGGGFEDIFSSFFGGGGSASRNPNAPRQGRDLQYEMDLTFEEAIFGKKTSIQYTREALCKTCDGSGAKRGTTPENCSRCGGSGVIRVKRSTPLGQVVTQQECDVCHGTGKIIKEKCETCHGDGHVHEKHEVEVSIPAGVEDGNQMRLQGQGEAGENGGPYGDLYVIFNVAPSKIFKRDGANIFFEMPISFVQATLGDEVTVKTVHGDVQMKIPAGTQSGTVFRLRGKGAPYLRGNGNGDQQVTVKIQTPKGLNQKQKEALRNFAEASGEKIQNESIFDRLKKHKK from the coding sequence ATGGCAGAAATCAGAAATCCGTATGAGGTTTTGGGTGTATCCAAAGATGCCTCTGCCGCTGATATTAAGAAAGCTTATCGTAAGCTCTCTAAGAAGTATCATCCAGATTTAAATAAAGAACCAGGTGCAGAAGAAAAGTTCAAAGAAATTAACGAAGCATATGAGATTCTTAGTGATCCCCAAAAGAAAGCACAGTTTGACCAATATGGGTCGACTGGTGGACAACAAGGTTTTGGTGGATTCTCTGGTCAAAATGGTGGTTTTGGTGGTGGATTCAGCGACTTCGGTGGCGGTGGATTTGAAGATATTTTCAGTTCATTTTTTGGTGGTGGCGGTTCTGCATCACGAAATCCTAATGCACCTAGACAAGGTAGAGATTTACAATATGAAATGGATTTGACTTTTGAAGAGGCAATCTTTGGCAAGAAAACAAGTATCCAATATACAAGGGAAGCTTTGTGTAAGACTTGTGATGGTAGTGGAGCTAAACGTGGCACGACTCCAGAGAATTGTTCACGTTGTGGCGGTAGTGGTGTAATCCGTGTTAAGAGATCAACACCGCTAGGTCAGGTAGTTACGCAACAAGAATGTGATGTGTGTCACGGTACAGGCAAGATTATCAAGGAGAAATGTGAAACTTGTCATGGTGATGGCCACGTTCATGAAAAACATGAAGTTGAAGTCTCAATTCCGGCTGGAGTTGAAGATGGAAATCAAATGCGTCTGCAAGGTCAAGGTGAAGCCGGTGAAAATGGTGGACCTTATGGAGACTTGTACGTTATCTTCAATGTTGCTCCAAGTAAGATTTTTAAACGAGATGGGGCCAATATTTTCTTCGAAATGCCAATTAGTTTTGTACAGGCGACATTAGGAGATGAAGTCACTGTTAAAACTGTTCACGGAGATGTACAGATGAAGATTCCAGCTGGGACGCAATCAGGAACCGTCTTTAGATTGCGTGGCAAAGGTGCCCCTTATCTTCGTGGCAATGGCAATGGAGATCAACAGGTTACTGTTAAGATCCAAACTCCTAAGGGATTAAATCAGAAGCAAAAAGAAGCTTTACGTAATTTTGCAGAAGCCAGTGGAGAAAAAATTCAGAATGAGTCAATTTTTGATAGATTAAAGAAACACAAAAAATGA
- the dnaK gene encoding molecular chaperone DnaK: protein MSKIIGIDLGTTNSAVAVLEGKEAKIIANPEGNRTTPSVVSFKNGETQVGEVAKRQAITNPDTIASIKRHMGEAGYKVKIQDKEYTPQEISAMILQYIKDYAESYLGEDVTQAVITVPAYFNDSQRQATKDAGKIAGLKVERIVNEPTAAALAYGLDKTDHDEKILVFDLGGGTFDVSILELGDGVFEVLSTNGDTFLGGDDFDNKIMEWLVAEFKKENGIDLSKDKMAMQRLKDAAEKAKKDLSGITSAQISLPFITAGENGPLHLEKTLTRAQFDNLTADLVERTKIPVRNALKDAGLSMSEIDEVILVGGSTRIPAVQAAVEAETGKKPNQSVNPDEAVALGAAIQGGVITGDVKDVVLLDVTPLSLGIETMGGVFTKLIDRNTTIPTSKSQVFSTAADNQPAVDIHVLQGERPMAADNKTLGRFQLTDIPAAPRGIPQIEVKFDIDKNGIVNVSAKDLGTNKEQKITIKSSTGLSDDEIDRMVKEAQENEEADKKRKDEVDLKNEVDQLLFTTDKTLSEIKDKVSEDEIKKAEEARDALKKAQDENNVEEMKTKKDDLTKIVQDLSVKLYQQAQEAQAKDGGDSAAAGTEDKTNDDTVEGDFKEVDPDDKK, encoded by the coding sequence ATGTCAAAGATTATTGGTATTGATTTAGGAACAACTAACTCAGCAGTTGCTGTTCTTGAAGGAAAAGAAGCTAAGATTATTGCTAACCCTGAAGGAAATCGTACGACTCCATCAGTTGTGTCATTTAAAAATGGTGAAACACAAGTTGGTGAAGTTGCAAAAAGACAAGCAATTACAAATCCAGATACAATCGCATCAATTAAGCGCCATATGGGTGAAGCTGGTTATAAAGTAAAAATTCAAGATAAAGAATATACACCACAAGAAATTTCTGCAATGATCTTACAGTATATCAAAGATTATGCAGAATCATATCTTGGTGAGGATGTTACACAAGCAGTTATCACTGTTCCTGCATACTTTAATGACAGTCAGCGTCAAGCAACAAAGGATGCTGGAAAAATTGCTGGTTTAAAAGTTGAAAGAATTGTCAATGAACCAACGGCTGCCGCTTTGGCATATGGTCTTGATAAGACTGATCATGATGAAAAAATCCTAGTGTTTGACCTTGGTGGTGGAACATTCGATGTTTCTATCCTTGAGCTTGGCGACGGGGTGTTCGAAGTACTTTCAACTAATGGTGATACATTCCTTGGTGGAGATGATTTTGATAACAAAATCATGGAATGGTTAGTTGCAGAGTTTAAGAAGGAAAATGGTATTGATCTTTCAAAAGATAAAATGGCTATGCAACGTCTAAAGGATGCAGCTGAAAAGGCTAAAAAGGACCTTTCTGGTATTACAAGTGCACAAATCAGCTTACCATTTATTACAGCTGGTGAAAATGGTCCACTTCATTTGGAAAAGACATTAACACGAGCACAATTTGATAACTTAACAGCTGATTTAGTTGAAAGAACAAAAATTCCAGTGCGTAACGCTTTGAAGGATGCTGGACTTTCAATGAGTGAAATTGATGAAGTTATTTTGGTTGGTGGTTCTACACGTATACCAGCAGTTCAAGCTGCAGTTGAAGCTGAAACAGGTAAGAAACCTAACCAATCAGTTAACCCAGATGAAGCAGTTGCTCTTGGTGCTGCTATTCAAGGTGGGGTTATTACTGGTGATGTTAAGGATGTTGTTTTGCTTGATGTAACACCATTATCCCTTGGTATTGAAACAATGGGTGGTGTGTTTACAAAATTAATTGATCGTAACACAACAATTCCAACAAGCAAGTCCCAAGTATTTTCAACTGCTGCAGATAACCAGCCAGCCGTTGATATTCATGTTTTGCAGGGTGAACGTCCAATGGCTGCAGACAATAAGACACTTGGTCGCTTCCAGTTAACGGATATTCCAGCAGCTCCTCGTGGAATCCCACAAATCGAAGTTAAGTTTGATATTGATAAAAATGGGATTGTAAATGTATCTGCTAAGGACTTAGGAACAAATAAAGAACAAAAGATTACTATTAAGAGTTCAACTGGTCTTTCAGACGATGAAATTGATCGAATGGTTAAGGAAGCTCAGGAAAACGAAGAAGCAGATAAGAAGCGTAAAGATGAAGTTGACTTAAAGAATGAAGTTGATCAATTACTCTTCACGACTGACAAGACATTATCAGAAATAAAGGACAAGGTTTCTGAAGATGAAATCAAGAAGGCTGAAGAAGCGCGTGATGCTTTAAAGAAGGCTCAAGATGAAAATAATGTCGAAGAAATGAAGACTAAAAAGGATGATTTGACGAAGATTGTTCAAGACTTATCAGTTAAATTATATCAACAAGCTCAAGAAGCTCAGGCCAAAGATGGCGGAGATTCTGCAGCAGCTGGTACAGAGGATAAGACTAATGACGATACAGTTGAAGGAGACTTCAAAGAAGTTGATCCTGATGACAAAAAATAG
- the grpE gene encoding nucleotide exchange factor GrpE — MSEQNGSEEEILKTDEKKAVDESVKDETAAQVGENKATSEKSAVDNEDSEQEELKLKVAELQKKCDDFEDKYLRAEAEMANMHTRFKKEQEKLLRYDGQSLAKDVLPVIDNLNRALQIEVTDDASKQLKRGIELVFNDMEKALKANNVTKIEALGQVFDPALHQAVKSVPAEKGQKNETVIEVFQDGYMLKDRVLRPAMVVVAQ, encoded by the coding sequence TTGTCAGAGCAAAATGGAAGCGAAGAAGAAATTTTGAAGACTGATGAAAAAAAAGCTGTGGATGAGTCTGTTAAGGATGAGACAGCTGCGCAAGTCGGTGAAAATAAAGCAACTTCGGAGAAATCAGCTGTTGATAATGAAGATTCTGAACAAGAAGAGTTGAAACTAAAAGTAGCAGAACTTCAAAAAAAATGTGATGACTTCGAAGATAAATACTTGAGAGCAGAAGCTGAAATGGCTAATATGCATACAAGGTTTAAGAAAGAACAAGAGAAGTTGTTACGTTACGATGGTCAAAGCCTTGCTAAAGATGTTCTCCCAGTTATTGACAATTTGAATCGTGCCTTACAAATTGAAGTCACTGATGATGCTTCCAAGCAATTAAAAAGAGGTATTGAACTTGTTTTTAACGATATGGAGAAAGCATTGAAGGCAAATAATGTGACAAAGATTGAAGCACTTGGACAGGTTTTTGATCCAGCGCTTCATCAAGCTGTTAAATCTGTGCCAGCTGAAAAGGGCCAGAAAAATGAAACAGTAATTGAAGTATTCCAGGATGGCTATATGTTAAAAGACCGCGTATTGCGGCCTGCAATGGTAGTCGTTGCACAATAA
- the hrcA gene encoding heat-inducible transcriptional repressor HrcA produces MLTERQLLILEAIIQEYTTVGKPVGSKSLGEQLPMQVSSATIRNEMVALEHLGFINKEHSSSGRVPTLKGYRYYIDNLVKPDVVNQEQLEDIRSSFGNNFYKIDEIVAESARILSDMTNYTAIAFKPETKNIKFQGFKVLPVGNQQLMMMLVTSDGNIESQLFNVPRGLGGDEIEAVIRVINDRIVGLPLDQVIERLHETIPLLLHYVRRPVGFLDIFGNILERSAREQFFVSGKLNLLNFVGEADVNQIKDLYSLIERSEDISNLIGNSSGTIQVKIGDELTNSSLSNYSLISTTYDVAQHGQGLIALLGPTNMPYSKMIGLVQTFQEELARKLLDYYSFYDD; encoded by the coding sequence ATGCTTACTGAGAGACAATTGTTAATTCTTGAAGCAATAATTCAGGAGTACACAACTGTTGGGAAACCTGTCGGTTCGAAATCCTTGGGTGAACAGCTCCCAATGCAAGTGAGTTCGGCAACTATCCGAAATGAGATGGTTGCTCTGGAACATTTGGGATTTATCAACAAGGAACATTCTTCTTCAGGCAGAGTTCCCACTTTGAAGGGTTATCGTTATTATATTGATAATCTCGTTAAGCCTGATGTTGTTAATCAAGAACAGCTGGAGGATATCCGTTCTTCATTTGGTAACAATTTCTACAAGATTGATGAAATTGTTGCTGAGTCTGCGAGAATACTTTCTGATATGACCAACTATACTGCGATTGCTTTTAAACCCGAGACAAAAAACATTAAGTTTCAAGGCTTTAAGGTTCTTCCAGTTGGCAATCAGCAATTAATGATGATGCTGGTTACCAGTGATGGAAACATTGAAAGTCAACTTTTTAATGTTCCTAGAGGATTGGGTGGCGATGAGATTGAGGCAGTTATTCGTGTGATTAATGACAGAATTGTTGGCCTTCCCCTTGATCAGGTGATTGAAAGACTGCATGAGACGATTCCTCTATTATTGCATTATGTTCGAAGACCTGTAGGATTTCTTGATATTTTCGGGAATATCTTAGAACGGTCAGCACGTGAGCAATTCTTTGTGAGTGGTAAGTTGAATTTACTAAATTTTGTGGGTGAAGCGGATGTTAATCAAATTAAAGATCTCTATTCCTTAATTGAACGCTCTGAAGATATCAGCAATCTAATTGGTAATTCATCAGGTACTATTCAAGTGAAGATTGGTGATGAGTTGACTAATAGCTCATTGAGTAATTATAGCTTGATTTCAACTACTTACGACGTGGCACAACATGGACAAGGTCTAATAGCTCTACTAGGCCCAACAAATATGCCTTATTCAAAAATGATTGGGCTTGTCCAGACGTTCCAAGAAGAGTTGGCACGTAAATTATTAGATTACTACAGTTTTTATGATGATTAG
- the ribF gene encoding riboflavin biosynthesis protein RibF: MQVINLAEPFNKSILPTGDVVLALGFFDGVHRGHQAVIQRAKSEAKKHNVKLAVMTLDMHPSIPFKGVKPQDIKYLTTLGQKNKLFESLGADIMYVVSLNDLLVKMGPQEFVDKYMVGLNARAIVAGSDYTYGKKNIANMQILPKYAKNRFEIIKVKHLNDKEQKISSTRIRKALLCGDIKCANELLGYHYQNNGKVVHGEQRGRKLGFPTINVAVNTQEMLPAEGIYVVKVEIIGKNVLGMASIGRNETFGEGRKVTLEINLLDFSQMVYGENVVVNWYYKLRGQVKYTGPAGLIAQLEKDEENTRNYFKKIR, from the coding sequence GTGCAAGTAATCAATTTAGCAGAACCTTTTAATAAGTCGATCCTGCCAACAGGAGATGTTGTTTTGGCACTAGGATTTTTCGATGGTGTACATCGTGGACATCAGGCCGTTATACAGCGAGCAAAAAGCGAAGCAAAAAAGCATAATGTCAAACTGGCTGTAATGACATTAGACATGCATCCTTCCATTCCATTCAAGGGGGTAAAACCGCAAGACATCAAGTATTTGACGACTTTAGGGCAAAAAAATAAATTGTTTGAGTCATTAGGTGCTGATATTATGTATGTAGTTTCTTTGAATGACTTACTGGTTAAAATGGGACCACAAGAATTTGTTGATAAATATATGGTAGGATTGAATGCACGGGCAATTGTCGCTGGTTCAGACTACACATATGGTAAAAAAAATATTGCAAATATGCAAATTCTTCCTAAGTATGCAAAGAATCGATTTGAAATCATTAAAGTAAAACATTTGAATGATAAGGAGCAAAAAATTAGTTCGACACGAATCCGTAAGGCACTTTTATGTGGAGATATTAAGTGTGCAAACGAACTTTTGGGCTATCATTATCAAAACAATGGCAAAGTTGTTCATGGTGAACAAAGAGGACGCAAACTTGGATTTCCAACAATTAACGTTGCGGTTAATACACAAGAAATGTTGCCTGCAGAAGGAATATATGTTGTTAAGGTTGAAATTATCGGCAAAAACGTTTTGGGAATGGCGTCAATTGGACGAAATGAGACTTTTGGAGAAGGCAGAAAAGTGACGCTTGAGATTAATTTGCTTGATTTCTCGCAAATGGTATATGGAGAAAATGTAGTAGTTAACTGGTACTATAAATTGAGAGGCCAAGTCAAATATACTGGTCCAGCTGGATTAATAGCTCAACTAGAAAAAGATGAGGAAAATACACGAAATTATTTTAAAAAGATAAGATAA
- the truB gene encoding tRNA pseudouridine(55) synthase TruB, whose amino-acid sequence MNGIIPIYKERGMTSTDCVFKCRKIFKMRRIGHSGTLDPNVDGVLPICVGKATKVVNYLMDSGKVYIGEITLGFSTTTEDLDGETVEKRALLKPFTSEEINDKMRELTGDLVQIPPMYSAIKVKGRRLYDYARAGDPVERPKRNIHIEYFKQTKTTIFNQESGYQKIYFEVGCGKGTYIRTLAVDLGKKLGVPAVMSDLSRLFSGGFTVGQTIKISELAQAAEDGSLESRLYPVDYALQKYFHVELDEQQWKIVKNGGFLLPSEISDTKIVKQIVLMYRDEARCIYRYNEDEKRYQPEQMIDLT is encoded by the coding sequence ATGAACGGAATTATTCCAATATATAAAGAGCGTGGGATGACGAGTACGGACTGTGTTTTCAAATGTAGAAAGATTTTTAAAATGAGACGAATTGGCCATAGTGGCACACTTGACCCGAATGTTGATGGAGTATTACCCATTTGTGTGGGTAAGGCAACAAAAGTCGTTAATTATTTGATGGATTCAGGTAAAGTATATATTGGTGAAATCACACTCGGATTTTCAACAACAACTGAAGATTTGGATGGTGAAACTGTTGAAAAAAGAGCATTGCTTAAACCGTTCACTAGTGAGGAAATTAATGATAAAATGAGAGAGTTAACTGGCGACTTGGTTCAAATTCCGCCAATGTATTCTGCAATTAAGGTCAAGGGTCGCAGACTCTATGATTATGCTCGAGCCGGTGATCCGGTAGAACGCCCTAAAAGAAATATTCATATTGAATATTTCAAACAAACTAAGACAACAATTTTTAATCAAGAAAGTGGTTATCAAAAGATCTACTTTGAGGTTGGGTGTGGAAAAGGGACGTACATCAGAACCTTAGCTGTTGACTTAGGCAAAAAGTTAGGTGTTCCGGCCGTTATGTCTGATTTATCTCGTTTATTCAGTGGAGGTTTCACAGTTGGACAAACTATTAAAATCAGTGAGTTAGCTCAGGCTGCAGAAGACGGCAGTCTTGAAAGTCGTCTTTATCCAGTCGATTATGCTTTACAAAAGTACTTTCATGTTGAGTTAGACGAGCAACAATGGAAAATTGTGAAAAATGGCGGTTTTTTATTGCCGAGTGAAATTAGTGATACAAAAATAGTTAAACAAATAGTTTTGATGTACCGAGATGAAGCTCGATGTATCTATCGCTATAATGAAGATGAAAAAAGATATCAACCTGAACAAATGATTGATTTAACTTAG
- the rbfA gene encoding 30S ribosome-binding factor RbfA codes for MAQNYRVGRLSQEIQREVTDILMKRVRDPRVQGITITGVEVTGDLQQATIYYSILSELASDGEKTQIGLEKAKGLIRRELGARLSIYVTPELIFERDRSVQYGDHIDELLNKLNHSED; via the coding sequence ATGGCACAAAATTATCGTGTTGGTCGTTTATCTCAAGAAATCCAACGAGAAGTAACAGATATTTTGATGAAAAGAGTCCGTGATCCACGAGTCCAAGGAATTACAATTACAGGAGTTGAGGTTACGGGTGATTTACAGCAAGCAACTATCTATTACAGTATCTTGTCTGAGCTTGCATCTGATGGAGAAAAGACACAGATAGGTTTAGAGAAAGCTAAAGGATTGATTCGTAGGGAGTTAGGCGCAAGATTAAGCATTTATGTAACTCCTGAGTTGATTTTTGAACGCGATCGCTCAGTTCAATATGGTGACCATATTGACGAGCTTTTGAATAAGTTAAACCATTCCGAGGACTAA